A region from the Bacteroidota bacterium genome encodes:
- a CDS encoding DUF2807 domain-containing protein: MKTSANYFRTFGLFLLLASLFLLQGCYYDGVCIQGNGMPRTELRSVQPFTGVVSNGSFEVYVHPSQRHEVEIDAESNLLPYIRTTVSGGRLFIETKGSHCINPGMSMIVHVYVPYVESFTLNGSGLIKVDNLMLDNLSLQLNGSGTIEADADVKSLDARISGSGTIWLTGLADYSDIRISGSGNVEAYGFVQKECYASISGSGNMYVRVAQLLDVSISGSGNVYYRGNPAVRQQITGSGRVIRS; encoded by the coding sequence ATGAAAACCTCCGCAAATTATTTCAGAACTTTTGGTCTGTTTTTGTTGTTGGCATCGCTCTTTTTGCTCCAGGGATGCTATTACGATGGCGTTTGCATTCAGGGCAACGGCATGCCCCGCACCGAACTGCGTTCGGTTCAGCCCTTTACGGGAGTGGTGAGCAACGGCTCGTTTGAAGTTTATGTGCATCCTTCGCAACGTCACGAAGTGGAAATAGATGCAGAGTCGAACCTTTTGCCTTATATCCGCACCACTGTTTCGGGCGGTCGGCTTTTTATCGAAACCAAGGGAAGCCATTGCATCAATCCGGGCATGAGCATGATAGTCCATGTGTATGTGCCTTATGTAGAGTCGTTTACACTCAACGGTTCCGGCCTGATCAAAGTGGATAACCTTATGCTCGACAACCTGAGCCTCCAGCTCAATGGTTCGGGAACCATTGAGGCCGATGCGGATGTGAAGAGCCTGGATGCGCGCATCAGCGGCTCAGGAACCATCTGGCTCACCGGCCTGGCTGATTATTCCGACATCCGCATCAGCGGCTCGGGCAATGTGGAAGCCTACGGATTTGTGCAAAAGGAATGCTACGCCTCGATCAGCGGCTCGGGCAATATGTATGTGCGTGTCGCGCAGCTGCTCGATGTGAGCATCAGCGGCAGCGGCAATGTGTATTACCGCGGCAATCCTGCTGTCCGGCAGCAGATTACAGGTTCGGGCAGGGTGATCCGATCCTGA
- a CDS encoding aminoglycoside phosphotransferase family protein gives MVQQLMQSDPSGAIRNFRISGEATHIGKLGQGHINDTFLVLTNTEQAYVLQRINHMIFRDVPSLMHNISRVCRHLNACAQSPSPEQRLLAPEIVEGLDGRPFVCDAGGNYWRCMTYIAHTPPGALTSHLAREAGRAIGLFQNKLSSLPGEPLADTIPNFHNLQLRLHALHQAIATDPAGRKQHALNEMNALLRRQTEMLRADRLLAEGTLPLRVVHNDTKLNNILFDENGKAIAIVDLDTVMNGSVIYDFGDAVRTLCNTAGEDESRLELVGFDQALFGAFAEGYLMQTAGLLQDAEIEHLAFGCKLLPYLMAVRFLTDYLLGDVYYKISSPMQNLHRASNQIRFVECIENSYPALEQTINRILGR, from the coding sequence ATGGTTCAACAGCTTATGCAATCCGATCCTTCAGGCGCAATCCGGAACTTTCGCATTTCGGGCGAGGCCACCCACATCGGCAAGCTGGGCCAGGGACACATCAACGATACGTTTCTGGTGCTGACCAATACGGAACAAGCATACGTGCTTCAGCGGATTAACCACATGATTTTCAGGGACGTGCCCTCGCTTATGCACAATATCAGCCGGGTGTGCCGCCATCTGAATGCCTGCGCACAGTCACCATCGCCCGAACAACGTCTGCTGGCGCCCGAAATAGTTGAGGGTTTGGATGGCCGGCCCTTTGTTTGTGATGCAGGCGGCAACTACTGGCGATGCATGACCTACATTGCCCACACACCCCCCGGAGCGCTGACAAGCCATTTGGCACGTGAGGCCGGCCGGGCCATTGGCCTGTTTCAAAACAAACTCTCTTCCCTGCCCGGCGAGCCACTTGCAGATACCATCCCGAATTTTCACAACCTGCAGCTCAGGCTCCACGCCTTACATCAGGCCATTGCTACCGACCCCGCAGGGCGCAAACAGCATGCCCTGAACGAGATGAATGCGCTGCTGCGCAGACAAACCGAAATGCTCAGGGCCGACAGGCTGCTTGCCGAAGGAACATTGCCGCTGCGCGTAGTGCACAACGATACCAAGCTGAACAACATCCTGTTCGACGAAAATGGCAAAGCCATCGCTATTGTTGACCTGGATACCGTGATGAATGGCAGTGTGATATACGACTTCGGCGATGCCGTGCGCACCCTGTGCAATACGGCCGGCGAAGACGAAAGCAGACTGGAGCTTGTTGGCTTCGATCAGGCGCTTTTCGGGGCATTTGCCGAAGGCTACCTGATGCAAACTGCCGGCCTGCTCCAGGATGCGGAGATTGAACATCTTGCATTCGGTTGCAAACTCTTGCCTTACCTCATGGCGGTGCGCTTTCTGACGGATTATCTGCTCGGCGACGTCTATTACAAAATAAGCAGCCCGATGCAGAATCTGCACCGGGCTTCGAACCAGATCAGGTTTGTGGAATGTATCGAGAACAGCTATCCGGCATTAGAGCAAACCATCAACCGGATTTTGGGGAGATAG
- a CDS encoding NTP transferase domain-containing protein has protein sequence MSPPTLLILAAGLGKRFGGNKQTCKIGPAGEAIIDYSIYDAIRAGFAKVVIVVRQSMADEFEKTIGRRWHTKTQLQYVFQEPDNLPKGFSIPEGRIKPWGTAHAIMVAEKAIHEPFMVINADDFYGRETFETIASYLKSNTNHQQHCMAAFELKNTLSDHGPVSRGICLCDNNMHLKTITEITQIARNEITVGYMDDHKNWLPLDENTPVSMNAWGFYPGIFGTLHRGFGKFLRKCSNPLHDEYFISYPLNSMIARQEGSIKVLRTSARWFGLTYPGDRQPAMQQLHQLIAAGEYPSDLFT, from the coding sequence ATGTCACCACCCACATTACTCATCCTTGCTGCGGGCCTGGGCAAACGGTTTGGCGGAAACAAACAAACCTGCAAAATAGGTCCTGCGGGCGAAGCCATCATTGATTATTCCATTTACGACGCAATCAGGGCAGGGTTCGCGAAAGTGGTCATCGTAGTGCGTCAATCCATGGCTGATGAGTTCGAAAAAACCATTGGCCGGAGATGGCATACCAAAACACAACTTCAGTATGTTTTTCAGGAGCCTGATAACCTGCCCAAAGGTTTTTCGATACCTGAGGGGCGCATCAAACCCTGGGGAACTGCCCACGCCATCATGGTGGCCGAAAAAGCAATTCACGAGCCGTTTATGGTGATCAATGCCGATGATTTTTACGGCCGGGAAACTTTTGAAACAATTGCCAGCTACCTGAAATCCAACACAAACCATCAGCAACACTGCATGGCCGCTTTCGAACTGAAAAACACCCTTTCGGATCACGGACCTGTGTCGCGGGGCATCTGCCTGTGCGACAACAATATGCATCTGAAAACGATCACCGAAATCACTCAGATTGCCCGTAATGAAATTACCGTGGGCTACATGGACGACCATAAAAACTGGTTGCCCCTGGACGAAAACACCCCGGTTTCGATGAATGCCTGGGGATTCTATCCCGGCATTTTTGGCACACTGCACAGAGGGTTCGGCAAGTTTCTCCGCAAGTGCAGCAATCCCCTGCATGATGAATATTTCATTTCATATCCCCTGAACAGCATGATCGCCCGGCAAGAGGGCAGCATCAAGGTGCTCCGGACCAGTGCACGGTGGTTCGGGCTCACCTATCCCGGCGACCGGCAACCAGCAATGCAGCAGCTGCATCAACTGATTGCTGCAGGCGAATACCCTTCTGACCTTTTCACCTGA
- a CDS encoding Na+:solute symporter, translating into MVLQGIDWLIIALFFVVLIGIAIASSRSAGKGYNEFFLSGRNMPWWLLGISMVATTFSADTPNLVTDIVRQNGVAGNWAWWAFLLTGMLTVFIYAKLWNRSKVLTDLEFYELRYSGSMAAFLRGFRAIYLGFFFNVMVIASVSLAFIKLAGIMMGIQPAPALIVAAVIVVFYSSLGGLKSILWTDLFQFGFAMFGAIIAAVLIVNGLPDEVNGLSGLLAHENVAGKLNLFPNISQTDQLLYIFIIPVAVQWWAVWYPGAEPGGGGYVAQRMLSARNEQHAMGATLLFNFFHYALRPWPWIIVALASLVVFPDIDSLKTAFPNVAAQYIREDFAYPAMLRTFLPAGLLGLVVASLIAAFMSTVASHLNWGSSYLVNDFYHRFYNPNASEKKLVLVGRISTVLLMIFGVLLALVLQNALQAFQYILMIGAGTGLIYILRWFWWRINAYSEISAMAAATLFSLAFIVMENFFMSETADGIEVLGMLTTPTYWNIIKLLGVVVLTTAVWLSVTFLTRPEDDATLYSFYRKVRPGGPGWAALLTKARAQGIELDPTPEAAWDVPIGLLCMMLGSTTVYAALFATGFWLYGQWVPASLLSATALLAALLLGHTWTKLRFN; encoded by the coding sequence ATGGTACTTCAAGGCATCGACTGGCTGATTATCGCATTGTTTTTTGTTGTCCTCATCGGCATTGCCATAGCATCGTCGCGATCGGCCGGAAAAGGATATAACGAGTTTTTCCTTTCGGGCCGCAACATGCCCTGGTGGCTGCTGGGCATCAGTATGGTGGCTACCACCTTCTCGGCCGACACCCCAAACCTTGTAACTGATATCGTTCGGCAAAACGGTGTGGCCGGAAACTGGGCATGGTGGGCTTTCCTGCTCACAGGCATGCTCACGGTGTTTATCTACGCCAAACTATGGAACCGCTCCAAAGTGCTCACCGATCTGGAATTCTACGAATTGCGTTACAGCGGAAGTATGGCGGCATTTCTGCGCGGTTTCAGAGCCATCTACCTGGGCTTCTTTTTCAATGTGATGGTTATAGCCAGTGTTTCGCTGGCTTTTATCAAGCTGGCCGGCATCATGATGGGCATTCAGCCTGCCCCTGCACTTATTGTAGCCGCCGTGATTGTGGTATTCTACAGCAGCCTCGGCGGCTTGAAATCCATCCTGTGGACCGATCTTTTTCAATTTGGTTTTGCCATGTTTGGCGCCATCATAGCCGCAGTACTGATTGTTAACGGGCTGCCCGACGAAGTGAACGGACTTTCGGGTTTGCTTGCCCACGAAAATGTGGCGGGTAAGCTCAACCTCTTCCCCAACATAAGTCAGACAGATCAACTGCTTTACATCTTCATCATACCTGTTGCTGTGCAGTGGTGGGCCGTCTGGTATCCGGGTGCGGAGCCTGGTGGCGGAGGCTATGTGGCACAACGGATGCTTTCGGCCAGGAACGAACAACATGCCATGGGCGCCACCCTTTTGTTCAACTTTTTCCATTACGCATTGCGACCCTGGCCCTGGATTATTGTGGCACTTGCTTCGCTGGTAGTTTTTCCCGACATCGATTCCCTTAAAACTGCCTTTCCAAATGTGGCAGCGCAATACATCCGCGAAGACTTTGCCTATCCGGCCATGCTTCGCACCTTCCTGCCCGCAGGCCTGCTCGGGCTGGTGGTGGCATCGCTTATTGCAGCTTTCATGTCCACCGTGGCATCGCACCTCAATTGGGGCTCATCGTATCTTGTAAACGACTTCTACCACCGTTTTTACAACCCCAACGCCAGCGAAAAGAAACTCGTGCTGGTGGGCAGGATAAGCACGGTGCTCCTGATGATATTTGGCGTATTGCTAGCTCTGGTGCTGCAAAATGCCCTGCAGGCATTCCAATATATTCTGATGATTGGAGCAGGAACCGGACTGATTTATATCCTGCGGTGGTTCTGGTGGAGGATTAATGCCTATTCCGAAATTTCGGCCATGGCTGCCGCAACACTGTTTTCGCTGGCATTTATTGTAATGGAAAATTTCTTCATGTCCGAAACAGCCGACGGTATTGAAGTGCTTGGCATGCTTACCACGCCCACCTACTGGAACATCATCAAACTGCTTGGTGTGGTAGTGCTGACTACTGCTGTCTGGCTCAGCGTTACTTTTCTCACCCGGCCCGAGGACGATGCTACTTTGTATTCCTTCTACCGAAAAGTCAGGCCCGGTGGTCCTGGATGGGCAGCCCTGCTCACAAAAGCCCGCGCACAAGGCATCGAACTGGACCCCACGCCCGAAGCAGCCTGGGATGTGCCCATCGGATTGCTCTGCATGATGCTGGGCAGCACCACGGTATATGCCGCACTCTTTGCCACCGGTTTCTGGCTATATGGCCAATGGGTGCCGGCTTCTTTACTCTCGGCCACTGCCCTCCTTGCCGCATTGCTGCTCGGCCACACCTGGACAAAACTGCGTTTCAACTGA
- a CDS encoding transposase produces the protein MLPSRYRTIPSCGNEKNTPQPPAVLPGAYLAAVKNPNGTENIRYIQKDHASTSLSTGLGSWHTITDENGNLLQELSFDPWGTRRNPAIWRAFTGTPPEPLFDRGFSGHEHLYGFQLINMNGRMYDPVVSRMLSPDNFVQAPDNAYVERFFRTIKYEKIYIERPETGKELYQVCEHFIHYYNEKRDHSSIGDVPPMLIYRRAA, from the coding sequence ATGTTGCCTTCACGCTACCGCACGATTCCATCGTGTGGTAACGAAAAAAACACCCCCCAACCCCCTGCTGTGCTGCCCGGAGCCTATTTGGCTGCTGTGAAAAACCCAAACGGCACGGAAAACATACGCTACATCCAAAAAGACCATGCTTCGACTTCGCTCAGCACAGGTCTTGGCTCATGGCACACCATTACCGACGAAAACGGCAACCTGCTGCAGGAACTGAGTTTTGACCCCTGGGGAACCCGCCGCAACCCTGCCATCTGGCGCGCCTTTACCGGCACACCGCCTGAGCCGCTCTTTGACCGTGGTTTTTCCGGGCATGAGCACCTTTACGGCTTCCAACTCATTAATATGAACGGCCGCATGTACGATCCGGTAGTTTCGCGCATGCTCTCGCCCGATAACTTTGTGCAAGCACCGGATAACGCTTACGTTGAACGATTCTTCAGAACCATCAAATACGAAAAGATTTATATTGAACGTCCTGAAACCGGAAAGGAGCTTTACCAGGTTTGCGAACACTTTATTCACTATTACAACGAAAAACGGGATCATTCCTCCATCGGGGATGTCCCGCCAATGTTGATCTATAGGAGGGCAGCATGA